One genomic window of Trichomycterus rosablanca isolate fTriRos1 chromosome 1, fTriRos1.hap1, whole genome shotgun sequence includes the following:
- the fam3c gene encoding protein FAM3C isoform X2 encodes MMRAGGILKLAALVSAFLLAVFLAFQLLEINFDFSFVKSRGSDTFTRPTRYKCGLSKPCPADHFSFKMTSGAASIVGPKICLDDRILISGVKNNVGRGLNIALINGKTGQLIQTESFDMWSGEVAPLIQFLKAIEDGTVVMMATFDDSSTKLNPEARKLISSLGSSYINELAFRDNWVFVGGKGIKTKSPFEQAF; translated from the exons ATGATGCGAGCAGGAG gGATCTTAAAATTGGCAGCACTTGTATCTGCCTTCCTATTGGCAGTATTTCTGGCCTTTCAGCTACTGGAAATTAACTTCGATTTCAGCTTTG TGAAATCTAGAGGCTCAGACACAT TTACAAGGCCAACACGTTACAAATGTGGCCTTTCCAAGCCCTGTCCGGCAGAccatttttcctttaaaatgaCCAGTGGAGCAGCCAGTATAGTTGGTCCCAAAATCTGCTTGGATGATCGTAT ATTGATAAGTGGGGTGAAGAACAATGTGGGAAGAGGTTTGAACATTGCCTTAATTAATG GAAAGACTGGCCAACTTATCCAAACTGAGTCCTTTGACATGTGGAGTGGTG AGGTTGCACCACTTATCCAATTTCTGAAGGCCATTGAGGATGGAACAGTCGTCATGATGGCTACTTTTGATGACTCTTCTACTAA ACTTAATCCTGAAGCAAGAAAACTAATATCATCATTGGGAAGCTCCTATATTAACGAATTGGCTTTCAGGGACAACTGGGTCTTCGTTGGAGGAAAGGGGATCAAAACAAAGAGTCCTTTTGAGCAG gcattctga
- the fam3c gene encoding protein FAM3C isoform X1 — translation MMRAGGILKLAALVSAFLLAVFLAFQLLEINFDFSFVKSRGSDTFTRPTRYKCGLSKPCPADHFSFKMTSGAASIVGPKICLDDRILISGVKNNVGRGLNIALINGKTGQLIQTESFDMWSGEVAPLIQFLKAIEDGTVVMMATFDDSSTKLNPEARKLISSLGSSYINELAFRDNWVFVGGKGIKTKSPFEQHIKNNAKTNKYDGWPEVLEMEGCIPLKRD, via the exons ATGATGCGAGCAGGAG gGATCTTAAAATTGGCAGCACTTGTATCTGCCTTCCTATTGGCAGTATTTCTGGCCTTTCAGCTACTGGAAATTAACTTCGATTTCAGCTTTG TGAAATCTAGAGGCTCAGACACAT TTACAAGGCCAACACGTTACAAATGTGGCCTTTCCAAGCCCTGTCCGGCAGAccatttttcctttaaaatgaCCAGTGGAGCAGCCAGTATAGTTGGTCCCAAAATCTGCTTGGATGATCGTAT ATTGATAAGTGGGGTGAAGAACAATGTGGGAAGAGGTTTGAACATTGCCTTAATTAATG GAAAGACTGGCCAACTTATCCAAACTGAGTCCTTTGACATGTGGAGTGGTG AGGTTGCACCACTTATCCAATTTCTGAAGGCCATTGAGGATGGAACAGTCGTCATGATGGCTACTTTTGATGACTCTTCTACTAA ACTTAATCCTGAAGCAAGAAAACTAATATCATCATTGGGAAGCTCCTATATTAACGAATTGGCTTTCAGGGACAACTGGGTCTTCGTTGGAGGAAAGGGGATCAAAACAAAGAGTCCTTTTGAGCAG CACATCAAGAATAATGCAAAAACCAACAAGTATGATGGCTGGCCAGAAGTTTTGGAAATGGAGGGATGCATTCCTCTGAAACGGGACTAG